The genomic interval CAAAGGCACATTCGCCTCTCCCGCCAGTGCCCGTACAAGCAGGGTCCTTTCGCTTGTGCGCGGCCCGATCAGCAGCACGCCGGATGGCGCTAGACGATTTGTAGCCTCCGTATCCCGTGGCAGCTTCAGAAAATCGACCACGTCTTGCAGATTGCTTTTGACCTCGTCCAATCCAGGGAGATCTGCGAAGGTCATAGTGGGACGCTCGAACGTTTTGAGAATGCGCCTGGAATTCCCAAACTGCACGGTGACGATGCTGGGACTGCGCATGCCATTCAGCAGCAACTGATCCATGTAACCAGCGTAAACAGGCCCCATGCCTTCCATGAGGCGGGACAGCAGAACGTCGGGTGATGGCAGCAGCGAGCCAAGGAACGCCTGCACGCGGTGATGGCTTAAAACGCTCAAAAGCAGGTGGTCGGGATTGACAGATGGTATCTGGTAGAGCATCGCGCCGGTAATGGCCCAATCGATACACTCCTGCGCCTCAATAGTAAGTGGTAAAGGGCTATTGGGAGCATCTACAAACGTACGAGTATCGAAAACCTCGGCTGCACGCGCGAGTATAGCCTCTGCATCCAATCCTAATACGCCCAATATCCTGTTTACTCCATCGTCGTTTGAGCGGAGAAGGCTCAGTAAGAGATGCTCTGGAGATACTGCTCTCGCGCCCATATCCAGCGCGGCCAGTTCCGCGAAGCGCAATACGTTGCGCACCGGTAAGAGCCAATCAGGGTCGGGTTCTTGCATGCCCGTTGTCACATTATTCATTCCTTGCTCCTTCATGAAAGCTTCCGTAATCAGGTCTTCAACCAGCTGGCTCTGCCGCCGCTGCTTGCCAGGGTAGCGCCTGGCCGTCAATTCTTCGAGTTTTTGCTTGGCTGATTCGCTGAGATTAAAGTGCTGCCGGTGTTGTGTTGTTTGCTTCTCGTCCAATTTACGTTCACCTCCTCTATTTGGCACAATTATAGCCCAATTTTTGGGCCTTATCAAGGGGAAAATGCATGAATTTCGTGATGAAACAGGTGGTTGTCCAGAAGTTCATCAGCTCATATGTGATGACCTGGCTGCATGAAGGGGCACGAGAGATTCTTCGCTGCGCTCAGAATGACACTCCGGGCCTGTCATTCTGAGCGCAGCGAAGAATCTCTGGCAAGAAGCTGTGCAGCCGCTCCGACTTGTGTCGCTCAGCCTACTTCTGAGGAATCACCGGGACGAAACTGATGCTGCTGTGCCAATTTCGTGGTATAATAGTAAGGTTATTGGAAAGAATATTCTATGAAAAGCATGTTAAAGGACGGAACGGCATGCCAGAATTCAAGGTGGAGGCACCATTTTATCCGACGGGCGATCAGCCGGAAGCCATTGAGCAACTGGCCGAGGGAATTCGCAAGGGGTATAAGATGCAGACGCTGCTGGGCGTGACGGGCAGCGGCAAAACGTATACAGTCGCGAAAATCATCGAGCAGGTGCAGAAGCCAACGCTGGTACTGGCGCCGAATAAGACGCTCGCGGCGCAGCTATACAGCGAATTCAAGGAGTTTTTCCCCAACAACGCGGTAGAGTATTTCGTCTCTTACTACGACTACTACCAGCCAGAAGCATACATCCCGCGCACAGACACCTATGTCGAAAAAGAGAGCATGCTGAACGAGGAGATCGAAAAACTGCGCCTTTCGACGACGCGCAGCCTGTTCGAACGTAGGGATGTTCTGATAGTCGCCTCGGTCTCCTGCATCTACGGCCTGGGCAGTCCAGAGGAATATGGAGAGGTCGTGCTGACGCTGAAGGTGGGTGAGGAACGTCGTAGAGACAAAATACTGCGCCACCTGACGGACATCCAATACGAGCGCAACGACTCCAACTTCATTCGCGGGCGCTTCCGCGTGCGCGGCGATGTGCTTGAAATCTTCCCGGCCTACGAG from Ktedonobacteraceae bacterium carries:
- a CDS encoding AAA family ATPase, with protein sequence MDEKQTTQHRQHFNLSESAKQKLEELTARRYPGKQRRQSQLVEDLITEAFMKEQGMNNVTTGMQEPDPDWLLPVRNVLRFAELAALDMGARAVSPEHLLLSLLRSNDDGVNRILGVLGLDAEAILARAAEVFDTRTFVDAPNSPLPLTIEAQECIDWAITGAMLYQIPSVNPDHLLLSVLSHHRVQAFLGSLLPSPDVLLSRLMEGMGPVYAGYMDQLLLNGMRSPSIVTVQFGNSRRILKTFERPTMTFADLPGLDEVKSNLQDVVDFLKLPRDTEATNRLAPSGVLLIGPRTSERTLLVRALAGEANVPLLTLSAQTMLEIIREVERDNRRIEDFNLPVRDYNSLKSGRGLIRGLFDQTKSSPCVILIDDLDTFVPTMNRETGEHLLKPLFEEMSRLNASQQKVVVITANELNDRGRWMLAPNRMGGRLKVVYLDSAARPQTTVSGRLHVQPIATPSINITAQASLCPACKRPVQLNWKHCVFCGASLARACPKCGAPRPQIEGARFCFECGSSLEEQ